In Erigeron canadensis isolate Cc75 chromosome 1, C_canadensis_v1, whole genome shotgun sequence, a single window of DNA contains:
- the LOC122594921 gene encoding uncharacterized protein LOC122594921 produces MFLQILKILLVILLAQFCSWAYQNTLPPPPKKLGSPDGLPLTSQRIALRDGRHLSYLEFGVTKDVARSKIISVHCFDGSKYHDPLAAFASPALIEELGVYIVVFDRPGYGESDPDPNRTVKSLALDIEELADHLNLGPKFYVAGFSMGGQIIWSCLKYIPHRLAGAILISPVVNYWWPNLPSKLTNEAYSKQLKQDQWSMRVAHYLPWLTYWWNTRTWFPSYSIIAGNPIIYTSADVEIITKVLGAMPPNQAKLITSQPRLQGEYESLHRDLNIGFGNWEFDPMDLENPFPDNNGSVHLWMGDEDLIIPVTLQRYIAQQIGWINYHEVTGGGHMFSCANGVSNAILKEAMG; encoded by the exons ATGTTTCTACAAATCTTGAAGATATTGTTAGTGATCTTATTAGCACAGTTTTGTTCATGGGCATATCAAAATACTCTGCCACCACCTCCCAAGAAGCTGGGATCGCCAGATGGACTTCCTCTTACCTCTCAAAGGATAGCGCTCCGTGATGGAAGACATTTGTCGTATTTAGAGTTTGGTGTCACAAAAGATGTTGCCAGATCCAAAATAATTTCTGTTCATTGCTTCGATGGTAGCAAGTATCATGATCCTCTAGCAGCCTTTGCCTCGCCG GCCCTGATTGAAGAACTAGGAGTGTACATTGTGGTATTTGATAGGCCTGGTTATGGAGAGAGTGACCCCGACCCTAATCGAACTGTTAAGAGTTTGGCTTTGGATATCGAGGAGCTGGCTGATCATTTGAATCTGGGGCCAAAGTTTTATGTAGCCGGATTCTCCATGGGTGGACAAATcatttggtcttgtctcaagtATATTCCTCACAG GTTGGCAGGAGCTATACTTATTTCTCCGGTCGTAAATTATTGGTGGCCTAACCTACCTTCAAAGTTAACCAATGAAGCATATTCTAAACAACTCAAACAGGATCAATGGTCTATGCGTGTCGCTCACTACCTGCCATGGCTAACCTACTGGTGGAACACCCGAACATGGTTTCCATCTTATTCTATTATTGCCGGAAACCCAATAATCTATACGTCTGCAGATGTGGAAATTATTACGAAAGTACTTGGTGCCATGCCCCCAAATCAG GCAAAGTTGATAACATCACAACCAAGACTACAAGGAGAATATGAGTCCCTTCATCGTGACTTGAATATTGGATTTGGGAATTGGGAATTTGATCCAATGGATCTTGAAAATCCATTTCCAGATAACAATGGATCAGTCCACTTATGGATGGGTGATGAAGATTTGATTATACCCGTGACACTGCAACGCTACATAGCTCAGCAAATTGGATGGATCAACTATCACGAGGTCACTGGTGGCGGACACATGTTTTCTTGTGCGAATGGGGTGAGCAATGCAATTCTTAAAGAGGCCATGGGATAG